The Alnus glutinosa chromosome 3, dhAlnGlut1.1, whole genome shotgun sequence nucleotide sequence ACTtaacctaaaagcttaagccttTAGGTTTAGGCCCAACTATGTTATGTAAATCACTTACTATTTTTacatcttagcaatgtgggacacctCACAAGTGCACTCAACaaacattaagaaaaaaaattgaattcacTTATAAGGTTACATGTGGGCTTAAATAAGGTGAAAACCTTCATGTGTATGTTTTGATGTTAGGTCATCTGCCTATGCAGCTCTTGTGCTTGTGGTTTGAAAGAATTATTTGGAAACTTTAAGGTTTGAAATTTAAGGCCAAATTACAATACTTAGGACATACTTTAGTCACTCTATGGATTGTCTATCATTGGCtaaacttttaaataaaaatttgtagtaTCATACCTTACTTGGTCCTTATCCATGGCTCCCAACCTCTAGAAATGCATTTTTGATTCGATGTAGTTCCCTAGTGACATCCTCCatattcattctttctttcGGTGATTCTAATGAACAACCAAGGCCGatattgaaaattgaaagaaagCACTTTTGCACATTAGAATTCATCTGGCTTACATTCTCAATAATGACTCTTTCTTCTACTGCCTCAATATCGTAGTTGTAGTCATCTTCTTCTGTTTCCATCGGTAATTCATTCACTTCTCCTGTGAAAAGATTTGGGTCCATAATTTGCACAATTTTTTCTGGCAATGCCATTTTAACAAAGTTATGAAGGTTGAAGCCGTCTTTAAACATTTTGTCAGTAGGTCTCTTTCCTGTGAACATCTCCAACACAAATATCCCATAGCTATAGACATCTCCTTGTGTTGATGCCTCACCACCCATTCCATACTCTGCAATTCATATATTTCATATGCACAGTTAACATGATAtataatgacttctaatagcTATTTAATATGTAATTTAAAAGAGTCGGGATATGTTATGTATGGCCGGGCCTAAggatttaatatttaattagacGTTACATATTTGATTTAGTTTTAGAAAATAATGTGAATAATCGTCTGTATTTAACAATTAGACATGGCTTCTTGTATGGCCACATAGAACAGTTGGCTTCGACTAGAATATTTATTGAATGACAACGCAATGAAgtatttttatacacaagaaaATATTGGAAATAAAGATGTGGAACTacagaaattgaagaaagcaaaaataaaaactgtttggaaaaaattgaacTCTTGGACAGTAAGGCGAATATTGATCtgtctcttagacaaatattaCCTCCCACTTAaacaataagttttgcaaaagagaataaaacaaTTCTGTTCTTAGGATATAATACTGCCCGAATGTAGTGCGGAGACTGTGAATTCTGAACACTACACTGAATAAGAAATTCTGTAacagcagagaagaagaagaagagaaggaaaaatatcaacaaaaaatatgctagaaaaatatatttttatataaattacagAAACAGTTTATAGCAGTTTATTACAGTTTTTGACTGTTGAAAAAGCagttagaaaatatagtttctgaCTGTTGAGAATTACTGTTAGAAAAATAGTTGTACATATCAGAAAAATACACAAGTAAACAATAAGCTTGTGTGCGACGATGCACACAAGCGTGCGTGCGACGACACAACTAGTACATGTGTACTCAAAATCCTATCTGGTATAAGAGCAAGATAAATGTTTATAAAGCACACAAAAAAACTTATAACTTTTCAATGTTGGACAAAGAGTAATTGACAAAATAGAGAGAAagttgaaatattcaaattggatggaaacttaaattttcatgaaCTAATTTTCAACAGAAAATATATAAGATAATAGATAATGAAGCAGCTAATTAAGAATATcttaaagaaaaactatatgTGCCATGTTTAGTTGTATGTTCTCATGCTTAATTATGACTGATTCAGGACTTGTTTAATTGTTGTCAAACCCTCCTTTAAGCATGCCCCATTAATCTTTGTCAAAGCCTAATTAAATCTCTTCTGTACGTGCCCAATATTCCCAAGCAATATATACAAAAGACCAGTTCTCTCTTAAAAAGAAGTGAGTTGTTCCCACCATTTTTACAGCATGGTTAATTTGATATATGTAATTGACAAGCTATAAGAATAAATATGGAGAGccttaaggaaataaaattgaCAAGACTAATTAAATGAATATGTAGAGCATTAAAAAGACAGTTGGTGATACTTTTCAACTTGATCAAAATCATGATTTAAAGGATTTAAGATTGAAGTAGTTATGTACCTGGAGCAGCGTAGCCAATAGTACCCTTTATTCCAACTGTGCTAGTTTGATTTTGAGAAATATCATTTCTTGCAGAGAGGATCCTTGCCAAACCAAAATCACTTACTTTAGCAATCATGTCATTATCAAGAAGGACATTGCTTGGCTTTAAATCACAATGAATAATTGGTGGTTCACAGTGATCATGAAGATATTGTAACGCAAAAGCTATATCAATCGCAATATTTAGTCTTTGAAGGAGGCTCAAATGTCTTGGTCGATTTTCATTGTCGATATCTTGGTGCAGCCACTTGTCTAAGTCTCCATTTTCCATGAATTCGTAAACTAGAGCTTTGAAATCATTGCCGTTGTAATCCATGCTGGAACAACAAGTTAAAATCTTAACAAGATTCCGATGCCGTATATTTCTGAACGCATTGCATTCAGCTATGAAACTCTTGAAAGCTCTTTTCTCTTGAAGGTTCAATACTTTCACAGCAACCATTATTTTTTGCTGATCAAGAATTCCTTTATGCACAAAACCAAAACCACCAGATCCAATTAAATTACTAGGAGAAAATCCGTTAGTCATTTGATAGAGCTCCTTGTATGAAACATTTGAAAGTTGGTTGGTTTTTGGGAGTGTAGAAGATGATTCTTTTATTGATTTTCTCCTCCTATAAAAGACAATAAAGGAtgaaaatagaatgaaaaacaAAACCCCACCAACAATTATGATTGTTAATTTGAATGCATgagattttccttttttcataACTTTGACATCGCATGCTTGCAAGTGCAATTCTGGGACACCTCCACAAAGGTTTTTATTTCCTATCACCGACATTGCGCTTGCATTTCGGAAGACTCCTTGGGTCGGTACCTCGCCCAccaaattattaaaagaaagatTCAAATATAGTACATCAGAAACTTTCTGTAAATCTTTAAGAATTAATCCCGAGAAATTGTTTCTTGAAAGATCTACATAGCGAAGGTCTTTCAATGAAGCCAAAGGAGGTAGGTTTCCTTCAAATGAATTACCTTGCAAGGAAAGGTTCTGCATACTCGAGCAATCTCCAATTGTTGCAGGAATCTCACCAAACAAACTGTTTTCGGAGACATCCAattccaaaatatttttcaatttgcttaCTGCTTCCATAGTTAGGATGCCTGTCAATGAGTTTTGTGATAAGCTGAGTGCTAGTAATTGGGAAGAAAGACTCGTTTTGGGTATGGCTCCACTAAGGCTATTTTGGGAAATATCTAAATACTTCAAACTTTTGCAGTTTTCAAAACTTGATGGAATGCTTCCTTCCAATTTGTTCTGATACAAGTAAAGTGCGAACAATTGAGTGAGGTTGCCTAGAGAGGATGGTATGTGCCCCGACAATCTGTTTCCATGCAAAGACAATACTTGTAGCTTTTGTAACTTCCCAAAATAAGTGGGAATGGTGCCTGTGAACAGGTTCCTTCGCATGTCGAGAAGAATTAAGTTCATGAGATTCTCTAATGATTCAGGAATAATTCCAGATATTTGATTGCCGCCAATGTACAAATAATTGAGTTGCTTCGACAAAT carries:
- the LOC133864701 gene encoding probable LRR receptor-like serine/threonine-protein kinase At3g47570, with protein sequence MSVIGNKNLCGGVPELHLQACDVKVMKKGKSHAFKLTIIIVGGVLFFILFSSFIVFYRRRKSIKESSSTLPKTNQLSNVSYKELYQMTNGFSPSNLIGSGGFGFVHKGILDQQKIMVAVKVLNLQEKRAFKSFIAECNAFRNIRHRNLVKILTCCSSMDYNGNDFKALVYEFMENGDLDKWLHQDIDNENRPRHLSLLQRLNIAIDIAFALQYLHDHCEPPIIHCDLKPSNVLLDNDMIAKVSDFGLARILSARNDISQNQTSTVGIKGTIGYAAPEYGMGGEASTQGDVYSYGIFVLEMFTGKRPTDKMFKDGFNLHNFVKMALPEKIVQIMDPNLFTGEVNELPMETEEDDYNYDIEAVEERVIIENVSQMNSNVQKCFLSIFNIGLGCSLESPKERMNMEDVTRELHRIKNAFLEVGSHG